The following proteins are co-located in the Labrys monachus genome:
- a CDS encoding helix-turn-helix domain-containing protein, with product MAHPTAAQGFRDRLERVIAQAGLNQAGFARHVGIDRSTLSQLLSADNDRLPRAETLVAIAKGCRISIDWLLGLSQREQVGAELVEAVLTIETQAHAPFDERFLRWHAEAAGRKLRTVPMSFPDFMKTDEVMRFEYAAALGPEPNPLLTERRRHIIASIRDGGEMEACVSLQALQAFAEGRSQWQGLDAPARHAQLNAMAALTDELYPTLRLHLYDLRQTYSAPFTVFGHSRAAVYLGPTYLVLNASEHIRMLTRRFDDIVRSASIQPHATAAFLRDLAAPLPVRPLSLMNAG from the coding sequence ATGGCTCATCCGACGGCTGCGCAAGGCTTCCGCGACAGGCTCGAACGCGTGATCGCGCAGGCCGGCCTCAATCAGGCGGGCTTCGCCCGGCATGTGGGAATCGACCGCTCGACGCTGTCGCAGCTGCTGTCGGCCGACAATGACCGCCTGCCCCGGGCGGAGACCCTGGTGGCCATCGCCAAGGGCTGCCGCATCTCCATCGACTGGCTTCTGGGCCTCAGCCAGCGCGAGCAGGTCGGTGCGGAACTGGTGGAGGCCGTCCTCACCATCGAGACCCAGGCCCACGCTCCCTTCGACGAGCGCTTCCTGCGCTGGCACGCCGAAGCCGCCGGGCGGAAGCTGCGCACCGTGCCGATGTCCTTCCCCGACTTCATGAAGACCGACGAGGTGATGCGGTTCGAATATGCCGCGGCGCTGGGCCCGGAGCCCAATCCGCTGCTGACGGAGCGCCGCCGCCATATCATCGCCTCCATCCGCGACGGCGGCGAGATGGAAGCCTGCGTCTCCCTCCAGGCGCTGCAGGCCTTCGCCGAAGGCCGCAGCCAGTGGCAGGGGCTCGACGCCCCGGCCCGCCACGCCCAGCTCAATGCCATGGCGGCGCTGACGGACGAGCTCTATCCGACCCTGCGCCTCCACCTCTACGATCTCAGGCAGACCTATTCGGCGCCCTTCACCGTGTTCGGCCATTCGCGGGCGGCGGTCTATCTCGGCCCGACCTATCTCGTGCTCAATGCGAGCGAGCATATCCGCATGCTGACCCGCCGCTTCGACGACATCGTGCGGAGCGCGTCCATCCAGCCCCACGCCACCGCGGCGTTCCTGCGGGATCTCGCCGCCCCCCTCCCCGTCCGGCCGCTGTCGTTGATGAACGCAGGCTGA
- a CDS encoding succinate dehydrogenase iron-sulfur subunit — protein sequence MVQLTLPKNSRVTDGKVWPKPENQDHLKEFRIYRYDPDTGANPRTDTYFVDLGDCGPMVLDAIIWIKNNVDPTLTFRRSCREGICGSCAMNIDGANTLACTKAMSDIKGTIKIYPLPHLPVVKDLVPDLTRFYAQHASIEPWLKTDTAMPEKEWRQSREDREKLDGLYECILCACCSTSCPSYWWNGERYLGPAVLLQAYRWLIDSRDEATGERLDDLEDPFRLYRCHTIMNCAQTCPKGLNPAKAIAEVKKLMVTRQV from the coding sequence ATGGTTCAGCTGACACTTCCCAAGAATTCGCGCGTCACGGACGGCAAGGTCTGGCCCAAGCCCGAGAACCAGGACCATCTGAAGGAATTCAGGATCTATCGCTACGATCCCGATACCGGCGCCAATCCGCGGACCGATACCTATTTCGTCGACCTCGGCGATTGCGGGCCGATGGTCCTGGACGCGATCATCTGGATCAAGAACAATGTCGACCCGACCCTGACCTTCCGCCGTTCCTGCCGCGAAGGCATCTGCGGCTCCTGCGCCATGAACATCGACGGCGCCAACACGCTCGCCTGCACCAAGGCGATGAGCGACATCAAGGGCACGATCAAGATCTATCCGCTGCCGCATCTGCCGGTGGTCAAGGACCTCGTGCCCGACCTCACCCGCTTCTATGCCCAGCATGCCTCCATCGAGCCCTGGCTGAAGACCGATACGGCGATGCCCGAGAAGGAGTGGCGCCAGTCCCGCGAGGATCGCGAGAAGCTGGACGGGCTCTACGAATGCATCCTGTGCGCCTGCTGCTCGACCTCCTGCCCGAGCTACTGGTGGAACGGCGAGCGCTATCTCGGCCCGGCAGTGCTGCTCCAGGCCTATCGCTGGCTGATCGACAGCCGCGACGAGGCGACCGGCGAGCGTCTCGACGATCTCGAGGACCCCTTCCGCCTCTATCGCTGCCACACCATCATGAATTGCGCGCAGACCTGCCCGAAGGGCCTCAACCCGGCCAAGGCGATCGCCGAGGTCAAGAAGCTGATGGTGACGCGGCAGGTCTGA
- a CDS encoding alpha/beta fold hydrolase — MPLFDCPENPCPAGAVVEMIKARDGITLRTARWASLSPRPKGTVCLFQGRSEFIEKYFEVIRDLRARGFAVATLDWRGQGGSDRLLSDPRLGHIGDFRDFGRDVEAFVRQIALPECPPPFYGLAHSMGAAILFDTLPPGASWFERLAVTAPMIDIGGKPPAARLTARVLSLAGLSERIVPGWSPHPVALKPFLGNPVTSDPLRYGRAAIVAERAPALAIGGPTIGWVRAAFVAMDRLLDPRFGADWRIPVLAFLAGEDRVVSSSAAEHFTARLRASRTLTLPGARHEIMQERDDIRNAFWAAFDAFVPGSQP, encoded by the coding sequence ATGCCGCTGTTCGACTGCCCCGAAAATCCCTGTCCCGCCGGTGCCGTGGTCGAGATGATCAAAGCGCGGGACGGCATCACGCTGCGCACTGCGCGCTGGGCTTCGCTGTCCCCCCGGCCGAAGGGAACGGTCTGCCTGTTCCAGGGCCGGTCGGAATTCATCGAGAAATATTTCGAGGTGATCCGCGACCTGCGCGCCCGCGGCTTCGCGGTGGCGACGCTCGACTGGCGCGGCCAGGGCGGATCGGACCGCCTGCTGAGCGATCCTCGGCTCGGCCATATCGGCGACTTCCGGGATTTCGGCCGGGACGTCGAGGCTTTCGTCCGCCAGATCGCCCTGCCCGAATGTCCGCCGCCCTTCTACGGGCTCGCCCATTCGATGGGTGCCGCCATCCTCTTCGACACCCTGCCACCCGGGGCGTCCTGGTTCGAGCGCCTCGCCGTCACTGCGCCGATGATCGACATCGGCGGCAAGCCGCCCGCCGCCCGGCTGACGGCCCGTGTGCTCAGCCTCGCCGGCCTGTCGGAGCGCATCGTGCCGGGCTGGTCGCCGCATCCGGTCGCGCTGAAGCCGTTCCTGGGCAATCCCGTCACCTCGGACCCGCTGCGCTATGGCCGGGCCGCTATCGTCGCCGAGCGCGCGCCCGCGCTCGCCATCGGCGGGCCGACCATCGGCTGGGTCCGGGCGGCATTCGTGGCGATGGACCGGCTGCTGGATCCCCGCTTCGGCGCGGACTGGCGCATCCCCGTGCTGGCCTTCCTCGCCGGCGAGGACCGGGTGGTGTCGTCCTCGGCGGCCGAGCATTTCACCGCAAGGCTGCGCGCGTCCCGCACGCTGACGCTGCCGGGAGCCCGGCACGAGATCATGCAGGAACGCGACGACATCCGGAACGCCTTCTGGGCCGCCTTCGACGCCTTCGTGCCGGGATCGCAGCCCTGA
- the hisN gene encoding histidinol-phosphatase: MAPVDFEAFVDELANVSGTTIMPFFRSALGVEDKSGGVDFDPVTEADRAAEAAIRQKIRATFPTHGVMGEEYGSERLDAEFVWVLDPIDGTKSFISGMVGWGTLIGLLRNGQPCYGMMHQPFTRERFSGDGGSAKYRGPGGERVLRTRPCATLADAVLYTTTPRLMAPAEQVRFSVIEEKVKLSRYGGDCYAYAMLAMGLVDLIIEASLQPYDITALIPIIEGAGGVITTWDGGPAQAGGRIVAAGDARVHAAALALLQASFEA; the protein is encoded by the coding sequence ATGGCGCCGGTGGATTTCGAAGCTTTTGTGGATGAGCTGGCGAACGTCTCGGGCACGACGATCATGCCGTTCTTCCGTTCGGCTCTCGGCGTCGAGGACAAGTCGGGCGGGGTCGATTTCGATCCGGTCACCGAGGCCGACCGCGCGGCCGAGGCGGCGATCCGCCAGAAGATCCGGGCGACCTTTCCCACCCATGGCGTGATGGGGGAGGAATATGGCTCCGAGCGGCTCGATGCCGAGTTCGTCTGGGTGCTCGACCCGATCGACGGCACCAAATCCTTCATTTCCGGCATGGTCGGCTGGGGCACGCTGATCGGGCTGCTGCGCAACGGGCAGCCCTGCTACGGCATGATGCATCAGCCCTTCACCCGCGAGCGCTTTTCGGGCGACGGCGGTTCGGCCAAATATCGCGGTCCCGGCGGCGAACGCGTGCTGCGCACCCGTCCCTGCGCCACCCTCGCCGACGCGGTGCTCTACACCACCACGCCGCGCCTGATGGCGCCCGCCGAGCAGGTGCGCTTTTCCGTCATCGAGGAGAAGGTGAAGCTCTCGCGCTATGGCGGCGACTGCTACGCCTATGCCATGCTGGCGATGGGGCTCGTCGACCTCATCATCGAGGCCAGCCTCCAGCCTTACGACATCACTGCCCTGATTCCGATCATCGAGGGGGCGGGCGGCGTCATCACCACCTGGGACGGCGGTCCGGCCCAGGCAGGCGGGCGCATCGTCGCCGCCGGGGATGCGCGGGTCCATGCGGCAGCGCTCGCTTTGCTGCAGGCCTCGTTCGAGGCCTGA
- a CDS encoding AprI/Inh family metalloprotease inhibitor, translating to MKLSALAIIPCALALASCESTSRFDGMFGSSPRPVASRPHPVGAPEPLIAAPTEPVSSEPLPPVGGSVAPGSSVAVQPGGMAPSSQNQVALQAPPPPVSTGGIAGSWRISDAARGSCGISLTRQTLLDVYRATPSGCQAGSLAKVNAWQQRGQEIDLLEPGGRTAVRLFPTSDGAYEGAATMSGAKIRMTR from the coding sequence ATGAAGCTTTCTGCCCTGGCGATTATTCCCTGTGCCTTGGCTCTCGCCTCATGCGAGTCGACGAGCCGTTTCGATGGCATGTTCGGTTCGTCTCCCCGTCCCGTCGCTTCACGTCCGCATCCTGTCGGGGCGCCGGAACCGCTGATCGCGGCCCCTACGGAACCGGTTTCCTCCGAACCGCTGCCGCCCGTCGGCGGCAGCGTGGCACCGGGGTCCTCCGTTGCCGTGCAGCCCGGCGGCATGGCGCCGTCTTCCCAGAATCAGGTCGCCCTGCAGGCGCCCCCGCCGCCGGTCTCGACGGGCGGCATCGCCGGCAGCTGGAGGATCTCGGACGCGGCCCGCGGCAGCTGCGGCATCTCCTTGACGCGCCAGACCCTGCTCGACGTCTATCGCGCCACCCCCTCGGGGTGTCAGGCAGGCTCGCTCGCCAAGGTGAACGCCTGGCAGCAGCGGGGACAGGAGATCGATCTCCTCGAGCCCGGGGGACGCACGGCGGTGCGCCTGTTCCCGACCAGCGACGGCGCCTATGAGGGCGCTGCCACCATGTCGGGCGCCAAGATCCGCATGACCCGGTAG
- a CDS encoding ATP-binding protein, with the protein MRLTRLDLDRYGPFTGTVLELRPDAALHIVHGANEAGKSSALAAITDLLYGFELRSPANFRHRYEDLRIGAHMRGADGRELRFWRRKRNRNSLTDDQDAPLDEALLEPMLGGISRDVFLAAFGLGQSGLREGARQMLAAQGEVGESLFAAASGLRTLIAVRAGLDAEADGLFGVRRSSKRAFYEAQDRYDAARKALREQSLRADDVRELDAGIAAGEARAAALAERLKEAGARRSRIDRVRRVAPLLAGVARAEEGLAALAGVPDLPPGSAARIETALAAAAAGRETLARIAREVADAEAALAAIAVDEAVLAAGEAIVALNDERAALAKALQDLARRQEEAREAAAALDDFARRLGQADRTALARLQPSDLALERIRVLAERRRAAELSAAESDRAARRAGEAIGTLAQKRDGLGAGGDPEPLRRRLQAMRPALAEAAAARDREADLARRRSQFDERLARLSPAIGDRTALWSWPAPPEETVAAFEQRFSGLEAGQRQDAAEAARLEGVIAASRQTMAAEGGEGDLVDDALLARRRAERDDLFDVALADPRTASVNAYRRAVMQVDDLADRRLGQVERLARRDMAAHAQAEAAAALEAVRARQALRSAEEKEIRDRWQALFAPLGCAAEAPAVMRRFLAEVVRLRELRAELAEAAATAARAVRLLEEERPALEAIAAEAGLAGTAAQSLPSLIRLVEDRLDGLDQWAREARSLDDRLAAARLDLARAETEAAEARAALSATQEGWTAALAAIGLIGGAGAQEAAKATELWLGVQGKLAQLASLEHRIAAILEDREGFVARAAELAGRLLPGGPAEAMPAAAALMAALNGAREAAARRHAARQLLARHRAALGEAAEAQRGRDEALAALAAEAGCEAAGLAALAGDLNARLLLQEALREARDSLAAQGDGLDEAALRQEAASIGADQAAGEIAVVQAELAALAEEDKQAALALVELRRRREAIEREAGAAGAAQRLQDARSDLERIARDYLVLKAASLLIDTGLERQLRTEQGPLIAAAGALFATITENAFAGIATLYDDDDRLRLAARRPGGETIAIEGLSEGTRDQLYLALRLANLEAMAARRVVPPFIGDDLVITFDERRVAATLAVLAAGGSPLQKILFTHHRHVAEIAKERLGDAVDVVTLDR; encoded by the coding sequence ATGAGGCTGACGCGGCTCGATCTCGACCGCTACGGCCCGTTCACGGGGACGGTGCTGGAGCTGCGGCCCGACGCCGCGCTGCATATCGTCCACGGCGCCAACGAGGCGGGCAAGAGCTCCGCCCTCGCCGCGATCACCGACCTCCTCTACGGCTTCGAGCTGCGCAGTCCCGCCAATTTCCGCCATCGCTACGAGGATCTGCGCATCGGAGCCCATATGCGCGGGGCGGATGGCCGCGAACTCCGCTTCTGGCGCCGCAAGCGCAACCGCAACTCGCTCACCGACGACCAGGACGCGCCGCTCGACGAGGCGCTGCTTGAGCCGATGCTGGGCGGCATCTCGCGCGACGTCTTCCTGGCGGCGTTCGGCCTCGGCCAGAGCGGGCTGCGCGAGGGCGCCCGCCAGATGCTGGCGGCGCAGGGCGAGGTCGGCGAAAGCCTGTTCGCGGCGGCGTCGGGGCTCCGGACGCTGATCGCCGTGCGCGCCGGGCTCGACGCGGAGGCCGACGGGCTGTTCGGGGTGCGCCGGTCGAGCAAGCGCGCCTTCTACGAGGCGCAGGACCGCTACGACGCGGCCCGCAAGGCCCTGCGCGAACAGTCGTTGCGCGCCGACGACGTGCGCGAGCTCGATGCCGGCATCGCCGCCGGCGAGGCGCGCGCCGCGGCCCTGGCCGAACGGCTGAAGGAGGCCGGTGCACGCCGTTCCCGCATCGACCGCGTGCGGCGCGTCGCGCCGCTGCTCGCCGGTGTCGCAAGGGCGGAGGAAGGGCTCGCGGCCCTGGCCGGGGTGCCTGACCTGCCGCCGGGCTCCGCCGCCCGGATCGAAACGGCCCTCGCGGCCGCGGCGGCGGGCCGGGAGACCCTGGCACGGATCGCCCGCGAGGTGGCGGACGCCGAGGCGGCGCTGGCGGCGATCGCCGTCGACGAGGCCGTGCTCGCCGCCGGCGAGGCGATCGTCGCGCTCAATGACGAACGCGCGGCCCTCGCCAAGGCGCTGCAGGATCTGGCGCGGCGCCAGGAGGAGGCCCGCGAGGCCGCCGCGGCGCTCGACGATTTCGCCCGCCGCCTCGGCCAGGCCGACCGCACGGCGCTCGCTCGGCTGCAGCCGAGCGACCTTGCGCTGGAGCGCATCCGCGTCCTGGCGGAACGGCGGCGCGCCGCCGAGCTCTCAGCCGCCGAGAGCGATCGCGCCGCACGGCGCGCCGGGGAAGCCATCGGCACGCTGGCGCAGAAGAGGGACGGGCTCGGGGCGGGCGGCGATCCTGAGCCGCTGCGCCGCCGCCTGCAGGCGATGCGTCCCGCGCTGGCCGAAGCGGCGGCGGCGCGCGACCGCGAAGCCGATCTCGCCCGTCGGCGCAGCCAGTTCGACGAGCGCCTCGCCCGCCTCTCTCCCGCCATCGGCGATCGGACGGCGCTGTGGTCATGGCCGGCGCCGCCCGAGGAGACCGTCGCGGCCTTCGAGCAGCGCTTTTCCGGGCTTGAGGCCGGGCAGCGGCAGGACGCCGCCGAGGCGGCCCGGCTCGAGGGCGTGATCGCCGCCAGCCGCCAGACCATGGCCGCGGAGGGCGGCGAAGGGGATCTGGTGGACGACGCCCTGCTCGCCCGCCGGCGCGCGGAGCGCGACGACCTGTTCGACGTCGCGCTGGCCGATCCGAGGACGGCATCGGTGAACGCCTATCGCCGGGCGGTGATGCAGGTCGACGACCTCGCGGACCGGCGCCTCGGCCAGGTCGAAAGGCTGGCGCGCCGCGACATGGCGGCCCATGCGCAGGCGGAAGCCGCGGCCGCGCTCGAAGCGGTGCGGGCGCGGCAGGCCCTGCGCAGCGCCGAGGAGAAGGAGATCCGCGACCGCTGGCAGGCGCTGTTCGCGCCGCTGGGCTGTGCGGCAGAGGCCCCTGCGGTGATGCGCCGCTTCCTGGCCGAGGTCGTGCGCCTGCGCGAATTGCGGGCGGAACTCGCCGAGGCGGCGGCGACGGCGGCGCGGGCCGTCCGCCTGCTGGAGGAGGAGCGGCCGGCGCTCGAGGCGATCGCCGCGGAGGCCGGGCTGGCCGGTACGGCCGCGCAGAGCCTCCCCAGCCTGATCCGGCTCGTCGAGGACAGGCTGGACGGCCTGGACCAGTGGGCACGCGAAGCCCGTTCGCTGGACGACCGCCTCGCGGCGGCGCGGCTGGATCTCGCCCGCGCCGAGACCGAGGCCGCGGAGGCCCGGGCGGCGCTGTCGGCGACGCAGGAGGGATGGACCGCGGCGCTCGCCGCGATCGGACTCATCGGCGGGGCCGGTGCGCAGGAGGCCGCCAAGGCGACCGAACTCTGGCTGGGCGTGCAGGGCAAGCTCGCCCAGCTCGCCAGCCTCGAACACCGCATCGCCGCCATTCTCGAAGACCGCGAGGGCTTTGTCGCCCGTGCGGCAGAGCTTGCGGGGCGGCTGCTTCCGGGCGGGCCGGCCGAGGCGATGCCGGCGGCGGCGGCGCTGATGGCCGCGCTCAACGGCGCGCGCGAGGCCGCCGCCCGGCGCCATGCGGCGCGCCAGCTTCTCGCCCGTCACCGCGCTGCCCTGGGAGAAGCCGCCGAGGCCCAGCGCGGGCGCGACGAGGCGCTGGCGGCGCTCGCGGCGGAGGCCGGGTGCGAGGCGGCGGGCCTGGCCGCGCTCGCCGGAGACCTCAATGCGCGCCTCCTGCTGCAGGAGGCGCTGCGCGAGGCGCGGGACAGCCTCGCGGCGCAGGGCGACGGCCTCGACGAGGCGGCGCTCCGGCAGGAGGCGGCCTCCATCGGCGCGGACCAGGCGGCCGGCGAGATCGCGGTGGTGCAGGCCGAACTCGCCGCCCTTGCGGAGGAGGACAAGCAGGCGGCGCTCGCGCTGGTCGAACTGAGGCGCCGGCGCGAGGCGATCGAGCGCGAGGCGGGCGCCGCCGGGGCGGCCCAGCGGCTGCAGGATGCGCGCAGCGACCTCGAGCGCATCGCCCGCGACTATCTCGTCCTCAAGGCTGCTTCGCTGCTGATCGACACCGGCCTGGAGCGTCAGCTCCGGACGGAGCAGGGGCCGCTGATCGCAGCCGCCGGCGCCCTCTTCGCGACCATCACCGAGAATGCCTTCGCCGGCATCGCCACGCTGTACGACGACGATGACAGGCTGCGCCTGGCGGCCCGGCGGCCGGGCGGCGAGACGATCGCGATCGAAGGCCTGAGCGAGGGCACGCGCGACCAGCTCTACCTCGCTCTGCGCCTCGCCAACCTCGAAGCCATGGCGGCGCGGCGCGTCGTGCCGCCCTTCATCGGCGACGACCTCGTCATCACCTTCGACGAGAGGCGCGTCGCCGCCACGCTCGCAGTCCTCGCCGCCGGCGGATCGCCTCTGCAGAAGATTCTCTTCACCCATCACCGGCATGTCGCAGAGATCGCAAAGGAACGGCTGGGAGACGCCGTCGATGTCGTAACGCTCGATCGCTAG
- a CDS encoding metallophosphoesterase family protein — MRFRFIHAADLHLDSPMHGLTARQPHLASLFADAARNAFVALVSEAIERDAAFLIIAGDVYDGDWRDYHTGLFFAGQLARLTRAGIPAYLIRGNHDADSIISRSLTLPADVHLFGTRKAETVELPALKVALHGRSFAERAVSENMVRSYPQAVPGWFNIGVLHTSLDGRAGHASYAPCTLADLRAKQYDYWALGHIHAAEIVCEDPYVVFPGNLQGRHIRETGAKGAMLVEVEDGAIVGVEPLTLDRARWAHIRVDVGAAASLDEVVRRVEPALRREALAAGERPLALRLTLDGETPVHHGLAASGPHVQAELQAAADRVSDRLYVERVVLATTPPRTEPADAGIGFADPEALLSGVEGEPGFAAAFAAAFEDIAARLPDELRPLLAEGGEEARSGLLDEARSIALGRLRQGRGSGGEPGA; from the coding sequence ATGCGCTTTCGCTTCATCCACGCCGCTGACCTGCATCTCGACAGTCCGATGCACGGGCTCACCGCCCGCCAGCCGCATCTGGCGTCGCTGTTCGCCGATGCGGCGCGCAACGCCTTCGTCGCGCTGGTGTCGGAGGCGATCGAGCGCGACGCCGCCTTCCTGATCATCGCCGGCGACGTCTATGACGGCGACTGGCGCGACTACCACACCGGCCTGTTCTTCGCCGGCCAGCTGGCGCGGCTGACGCGCGCCGGCATTCCCGCCTATCTCATCCGCGGAAATCATGACGCCGACAGCATCATCTCCCGTTCGCTGACCCTGCCGGCCGACGTGCATCTGTTCGGCACGCGCAAGGCCGAGACGGTGGAACTGCCGGCGCTCAAGGTGGCGCTGCACGGACGCAGCTTCGCCGAGCGGGCGGTGAGCGAGAACATGGTGCGCAGCTACCCCCAGGCCGTTCCCGGCTGGTTCAACATCGGCGTTCTCCACACCTCGCTCGACGGGCGCGCCGGCCACGCCTCCTACGCGCCCTGCACGCTCGCCGACCTCCGGGCCAAGCAGTACGACTATTGGGCGCTCGGCCACATCCATGCCGCCGAGATCGTCTGCGAGGACCCCTATGTGGTGTTCCCCGGCAATCTGCAGGGCCGCCATATCCGCGAGACCGGCGCCAAGGGCGCGATGCTGGTCGAGGTCGAGGACGGCGCCATCGTCGGCGTCGAGCCGCTGACGCTGGACAGAGCGCGCTGGGCTCATATCCGCGTCGACGTCGGCGCCGCCGCCTCGCTGGACGAGGTCGTGCGCCGGGTCGAGCCGGCGTTGCGCCGCGAAGCGCTGGCGGCGGGCGAGCGCCCGCTCGCCCTGCGGCTCACCCTCGACGGGGAGACGCCGGTCCATCACGGGCTGGCGGCATCCGGCCCGCATGTGCAGGCCGAGCTCCAGGCCGCAGCGGACAGGGTCAGCGACCGGCTCTATGTCGAGCGCGTCGTGCTCGCCACCACGCCGCCCCGGACAGAGCCGGCCGATGCCGGCATCGGCTTCGCCGACCCCGAGGCGCTGCTCTCCGGCGTCGAGGGGGAGCCGGGCTTCGCGGCCGCCTTCGCCGCCGCCTTCGAGGACATCGCCGCGAGGCTGCCCGACGAGCTGCGCCCGCTGCTGGCCGAAGGCGGGGAGGAGGCGCGGTCGGGGCTGCTCGACGAGGCGCGCTCCATCGCGCTCGGCCGGCTGCGGCAGGGCCGGGGTTCCGGCGGGGAGCCGGGCGCATGA
- a CDS encoding fatty acid desaturase, protein MRKAGMRIARVRRPIEWPTVALAGTIYGFWGVLTYFHTLFPLWLWIPLGAWTVAWHASLQHEIIHGHPTASRAVNRLVGCWPLLLWLPYESYRISHLVHHRDERLTDPLDDPESHYWTQEQWDRLGLLHALAVRANATFLGRITIGPARSIYCFVQREARLVWQGNAMHRRIWAGHALQLAVVLAWLVFACGLNPLLYFVAIVYPGTALMLVRSYAEHRAESEVDERTAIVENAPVLGLLFLYNNLHVVHHEQPTMPWYQIPAWYRAHRARLVRDNGGLVYDGYLDVARRYFLTAHDTLIHPLGRVPALDAERPETPAPALAGA, encoded by the coding sequence ATGCGTAAGGCGGGAATGCGGATTGCGCGGGTCCGGCGGCCGATCGAATGGCCGACGGTGGCGCTGGCGGGGACAATCTATGGTTTTTGGGGGGTGTTGACCTATTTTCACACCCTTTTCCCGCTATGGTTGTGGATTCCGCTCGGCGCATGGACGGTCGCCTGGCACGCGTCGCTGCAGCATGAGATCATCCACGGCCACCCCACCGCCAGCCGGGCCGTCAACCGCCTCGTCGGCTGCTGGCCGCTCCTGCTGTGGCTGCCCTACGAATCCTACCGCATCAGCCATCTGGTGCATCATCGGGACGAAAGGCTGACCGATCCCCTCGACGATCCGGAATCGCATTACTGGACGCAGGAGCAGTGGGACCGGCTCGGCCTGCTGCATGCGCTGGCGGTGCGGGCCAACGCGACCTTCCTGGGGCGGATCACCATCGGCCCGGCGCGCTCGATCTATTGCTTCGTGCAGCGCGAGGCCCGCCTCGTCTGGCAGGGAAATGCGATGCATCGCCGCATCTGGGCGGGGCATGCGCTGCAGCTGGCCGTCGTGCTGGCGTGGCTGGTCTTCGCCTGCGGCCTCAACCCGCTGCTGTATTTCGTCGCCATCGTCTATCCGGGCACGGCGCTGATGCTGGTGCGCTCCTATGCCGAGCACCGCGCCGAAAGCGAGGTCGACGAACGCACCGCCATCGTCGAGAACGCGCCGGTGCTCGGGCTGCTGTTCCTCTACAACAACCTTCATGTCGTGCATCACGAACAGCCGACGATGCCCTGGTACCAGATCCCGGCATGGTATCGCGCCCATCGCGCCAGGCTGGTGAGGGACAATGGCGGCCTGGTCTATGACGGCTATCTCGATGTCGCCCGGCGCTATTTCCTGACCGCGCACGACACCCTGATCCATCCGCTCGGCCGCGTCCCGGCGCTGGACGCCGAGAGGCCGGAAACACCGGCGCCGGCCCTTGCGGGGGCGTGA
- a CDS encoding SDR family oxidoreductase → MPAAGPSSSIRARRPGGRSSASRFSPWATNRGYRPALSNKVTPSGASRPTDIAGPVAFLTSADARFVTGQTLVVDDGLMRLRAGRRPRAAIRSACSLRAFDPSGG, encoded by the coding sequence ATGCCGGCTGCCGGCCCCTCCAGCTCGATACGGGCGAGACGCCCCGGCGGGAGATCATCGGCCAGCAGGTTCTCTCCCTGGGCGACCAACCGAGGGTACCGCCCGGCCCTCTCGAACAAGGTGACGCCGAGCGGCGCCTCCAGGCCCACCGATATCGCGGGCCCCGTCGCCTTCCTCACCAGCGCAGATGCGCGCTTCGTCACTGGCCAGACGCTGGTGGTCGACGACGGCCTGATGCGGCTCAGAGCCGGACGGCGACCGCGGGCAGCGATCCGGTCAGCCTGTTCGCTCCGCGCGTTCGACCCGTCCGGCGGATAA